The genomic interval ATAGGGGTGTGGGTGGTGCTGGTGGTGGCGCTGATACGTTATCGTCGCCGTCCTGGGCGCCCCCTGCCCAAGCAGGTTCATGGCAACCCTGTGGTGGAGGTGATGTGGACCCTGGCCCCCTTAGCCCTGCTTTTGGGGCTGGCGGTGCCCATGGTGAGCACCATCTTCCATCTAGGGCGTAACCCTAAGCCCGAGGCCCTGCGCGTGCGGGTCATTGGCCATCAGTGGGTGTGGGAGTTTCAATACCCCACCATCGTGGATGAGAACGGAAAGCCCCTGACCATCCTTGGAACCCCCGATCGCCCCCCTGAGCTGCACGTCCCGGTAGGAAGGGAGATCGCCCTGGAGATCACATCTGCTGACGTCATCCATAGCTTCTGGGTGCCCCGCCTTGGCGGGAAGATGGACGCCATCCCTGGGAAGTTCAACCACATGTGGCTTGTCATCAACGAACCAGGGGTCTACCCAGGGCAGTGTGCTGAGTTCTGTGGGCTCCTCCACGCCGATATGCGGCTGCTAGTGGTGGCGCACGACAGTGAGGAGGACTTCCAGCGCTGGGCCCAGGAGATGCTGGCCCGGCAGTCCAAAGGAGGCGGATGAGGCATGGCTACCATTAGCCAACCTGTAAGCGTCCTGGAGGCCCTGCGGCGGGTAAGGCAGGAGGCAGCCACCTACCGCGGGATATGGAGCTGGATAGCGACGGTGGACCACAAGCGCATAGGCGTTCTTTACGGGGTTACGGCATTTCTCTTCCTCTTGGCAGGGGGCATCGAGGCCCTCCTCATCCGCCTGCAGCTGGCCACTCCTAACGGGAAAGTGGTGAGCCCTGAGGTGTACAACCAGCTTTTCACCATGCATGGGACCACCATGATCTTCCTGGTGGTCATGCCCATGGCTGCGGCCTTCTTCAACCTGATAGTGCCCCTCCAGATCGGTGCCAGGGACGTGGCGTTTCCGAGGCTTAACGCCTTTAGCTACTGGACCTTCTTGATGGGTGGCCTGTTGCTGCACGCTAGCGTCCTTGCTGGCGGCGCCCCCAATGGTGGCTGGTTCGGCTATGCTCCTCTCACCGAGTTCCCTTATAACCCAGGCCACGGCATCGACTTCTGGGCCCTGGGGCTGCAGATCCTAGGGGTCTCCTCCATGGCCGGCGCCTTCAACTTCATCGTCACCATCCTCAACATGCGAGCGCCGGGCATGAGCCTGTTCCGGATGCCCGTATTCGTCTGGATGACCCTGGCCACCGCCTTCCTCATCATTCTGGCCATGCCAGTCATCGCCGTGGCCCTCTTCCAATTGGAGTTCGACCGTCTGTTTGGGGCCAACTTCTTCAACCCCGTCAAGGGAGGGACGCCACTGCTATGGCAGCACCTGTTCTGGATCTTCGGCCACCCCGAGGTCTATATCCTCATCTTGCCGGTGATGGGCATCATATCGGAGGTGCTGCCCACCTTCTCCCAGAAGCCCCTATTCGGTTACCCCTTCGTGGTGTTTTCGGGAATAGCCATCGCCTTTATGAGCTTTGGGGTTTGGGCCCACCACATGTACACCACCGGGCTGGGGCCCATCGCTAACGCTGCCTTCGGGGTGAGCACCATCCTTATCGCCGTGCCCACAGGGGTGAAGATCTTCAACTGGCTAGCCACCTTATGGGGCGGGAACATCAGCCTGCGCCCCCCCTTGATGTTCGCCGTTGGGTTCATCGCCATGTTCGTCATCGGGGGCCTGACGGGGGTCACCCACTCCATGGTTCCCTCCGACTACCAGCAGCAGGACACCTATTATGTGGTGGCCCATTTCCACCAGGT from Dehalococcoidia bacterium carries:
- the ctaD gene encoding cytochrome c oxidase subunit I translates to MATISQPVSVLEALRRVRQEAATYRGIWSWIATVDHKRIGVLYGVTAFLFLLAGGIEALLIRLQLATPNGKVVSPEVYNQLFTMHGTTMIFLVVMPMAAAFFNLIVPLQIGARDVAFPRLNAFSYWTFLMGGLLLHASVLAGGAPNGGWFGYAPLTEFPYNPGHGIDFWALGLQILGVSSMAGAFNFIVTILNMRAPGMSLFRMPVFVWMTLATAFLIILAMPVIAVALFQLEFDRLFGANFFNPVKGGTPLLWQHLFWIFGHPEVYILILPVMGIISEVLPTFSQKPLFGYPFVVFSGIAIAFMSFGVWAHHMYTTGLGPIANAAFGVSTILIAVPTGVKIFNWLATLWGGNISLRPPLMFAVGFIAMFVIGGLTGVTHSMVPSDYQQQDTYYVVAHFHQVLFGGALFGLFAGIYYWFPKFTGRLLNEKLGQLHFWLMLLGFNLTFQPMMILGLMGMPRRIYTYPQGMGWDEWNLLATIGSFVIALSVLVFMANVVVSLRRGEEAGADPWDGRTLEWSIPSPPPPYNFRHIPVVRARDDFWHRKYVEGPEGRPVPVVAGGAHDEHGQQEDEEHIHLPSPSYFPLICSLGFPIFALGFIFKDYALVAAGAVVILYGIYGWALEPATEG
- the coxB gene encoding cytochrome c oxidase subunit II — its product is MRIGKKVAFYLAILLPILVLGMAGCGVEAPQNTFSPAGEVAEKQRTIFYMAMWPAVAILIGVWVVLVVALIRYRRRPGRPLPKQVHGNPVVEVMWTLAPLALLLGLAVPMVSTIFHLGRNPKPEALRVRVIGHQWVWEFQYPTIVDENGKPLTILGTPDRPPELHVPVGREIALEITSADVIHSFWVPRLGGKMDAIPGKFNHMWLVINEPGVYPGQCAEFCGLLHADMRLLVVAHDSEEDFQRWAQEMLARQSKGGG